A part of Chiloscyllium punctatum isolate Juve2018m chromosome 27, sChiPun1.3, whole genome shotgun sequence genomic DNA contains:
- the LOC140453371 gene encoding uncharacterized protein, which produces MWPWGILLHTLSFTGSCALMMLPKPSEVQFDSVNFNNTLRWAQKGSPGIVYDVEYCMYGEKVWKNKPECHHITAHYCDLTNEIVQENNWYYARVMAISKNINSSWSLSERFCPLDKTIIGSPTVEYTAGDRFIIIQVQPPHVPPKDGMQRSIKDIFPIINYRVQLNQSQTNKMVFFASSESFYFKIESLEPNINYCAKVQLSLKQGIFLKMSQPANFCVRTLQERTLTIILLVTFVSFGIIITGIFSCVASCYIKHHRTLPQSLNLDHILSQKCAFLKQPPPTLQLATSYKKESFRFEQVVHLDEINLLKYDSNEMEEVMKTKQHNLITQPNSYAPQSHTRIMKANRPSATDCEIQNNSSSKPTDAGCCAPYCPQVTVRLSNSTCSSQNSSQALTPNYATIVHLTPQSSAKLNTDSAICSAQNVSVKALQTMNEDTVYKNKELMFQNGQELEMQKLKVKEEKPSFVSLLHNKQRSYQTKQKEIQPLEIPLLLSLKDENQINLPFFKNGQSNNSQSFLSLVNNNVDVLCLPSDRMDDQPIKVSLTDMLQTDLKDEQVTKTNPLENDTFTAELLVNPEWDVGYKGHLLTYHSSKREGQKTDASFLQALQTNAMMEGCKFLDDWEIQVHMDD; this is translated from the exons ATGTGGCCCTGGGGGATCCTATTACACACCCTTTCATTTACTG GGTCCTGCGCATTGATGATGTTGCCTAAACCAAGTGAGGTACAGTTTGATTCTGTCAACTTTAACAACACCCTTCGCTGGGCTCAGAAGGGATCTCCAGGAATTGTATATGACGTTGAGTATTGCAT gtatggggagaaagtatgGAAAAATAAGCCTGAATGTCATCATATCACGGCCCACTATTGTGACTTAACAAATGAGATTGTGCAGGAGAATAATTGGTACTATGCAAGAGTGATGGCAATATCGAAAAATATCAATTCAAGCTGGTCCTTATCTGAAAGATTCTGTCCATTAGACAAGA cTATTATTGGATCCCCAACAGTAGAGTACACAGCAGGTGACCGATTCATTATTATTCAGGTGCAGCCACCACATGTGCCACCCAAAGATGGAATGCAACGTTCTATCAAGGACATTTTTCCCATTATTAACTATCGAGTGCAGCTCAACCAATCACAAACAAATAAAATG GTATTTTTTGCATCAAGTGAAAGCTTTTATTTCAAAATCGAATCTTTAGAGCCCAATATTAACTACTGTGCAAAAGTGCAACTTAGCTTAAAACAGGGAATTTTCTTAAAAATGAGTCAACCAGCCAATTTCTGCGTCCGAACTTTGCAAG AAAGAACACTGACCATCATTCTCTTAGTGACATTTGTGTCGTTTGGAATAATAATCACTGGGATATTTAGCTGTGTGGCATCCTGTTACATAAAGCACCATAGAACATTGCCTCAGTCTTTG AATTTAGATCACATCCTCTCACAGAAGTGTGCCTTCCTGAAACAACCTCCACCAACATTACAGCTGGCCACTAGTTATAAGAAAGAATCATTTCGATTTGAGCAAGTTGTTCATCTGGATGAAATAAATCTTTTGAAGTATGACTCTAATGAAATGGAAGAAGTTATGAAAACAAAGCAGCACAACTTGATAACCCAGCCCAATTCCTACGCACCACAAAGTCATACCAGAATAATGAAGGCAAACCGCCCAAGCGCCACTGATTGTGAAATTCAAAATAATTCTTCCTCCAAGCCAACTGATGCTGGATGTTGTGCACCATATTGTCCCCAGGTTACTGTCAGGCTGTCAAACAGTACATGTTCCAGTCAGAATAGCTCCCAGGCGCTGACTCCAAATTATGCTACAATTGTACACTTGACACCTCAGAGTTCAGCCAAATTAAACACCGATTCAGCAATATGCAGTGCGCAGAATGTGTCTGTAAAGGCTTTACAGACAATGAATGAAGACACTGTTTATAAAAATAAGGAACTAATGTTCCAAAATGGTCAAGaattagaaatgcagaaattaAAAGTAAAGGAGGAGAAGCCATCATTTGTCTCATTGCTTCACAACAAACAACGATCATATCAAACTAAACAGAAGGAGATCCAGCCACTGGAAATACCATTGCTGCTTTCATTGAAAGATGAAAATCAAATCAACCTACCATTTTTCAAAAATGGACAATCAAACAACAGCCAGTCATTTTTATCATTGGTAAACAACAATGTAGATGTTCTGTGTTTGCCCTCTGACAGAATGGATGATCAACCAATAAAGGTTTCTTTAACAGACATGTTACAAACTGACCTGAAAGATGAACAAGTAACAAAGACTAACCCGTTGGAGAATGACACATTCACTGCAGAGCTCCTTGTCAATCCTGAATGGGACGTTGGATACAAAGGGCATCTTTTGACATACCATTCATCAAAGAGGGAAGGCCAAAAAACAGATGCATCATTTTTACAAGCATTACAAACAAATGCTATGATGGAAGGTTGTAAATTTCTTGATGACTGGGAAATCCAGGTTCACATGGATGATTAG